In Trichomycterus rosablanca isolate fTriRos1 chromosome 2, fTriRos1.hap1, whole genome shotgun sequence, the genomic window attgttttaattcagctCATTTAAAAAGTTTTGAGCATGAATGGCCCATTTAAGGTCTCACCACAGCAACTCAATGGGAAtaaagtcaggactttgacAGATTCCCAGCCTTAGGTCACTAACTGACGAGTGGACATTTTCCTTTAGGTTATTTTGATAGAGCAGAATTTATGGTTCCATTAATTATGACAAGTCACCCAGGTCCTAGGGTAGAAAAGTAGCCCCAGACCATCAGACTACCTTCACCAGGTTTGTtagtatgattttttttttatttattttttttttttaatgcattttctcctcttttctcccgattttttttagtgcatcaaatttttacccaattgcgttttgcttcctctctactggtgctgacccctgccccaattgaggagagtgaactgacacacgcccccctgtgcagtagccgactgcatctttttcacctgcacgaggcgagttcatatgtggatcagctttgtgtacggagagccacaccctgatcacattattccccaactctgtgcagacaccatcaatcagccagcagaggttgtaattgcatcagttatgagatcccagctctgactTGAGCAGCAAGCCAATAGTTGTTCATATTGCCGccctggcagagctgagattggatacgatgtattcgaaatcccagctctggtgtgctagtgcattttaccactgcgccacctgagtggccctggtatgattttttaaaaatagaatGTGGTGATAGCTTTATGCCAAATGTAACTATACCCATGTCTTGCAAAGAGTTTCACTTCTGACTATGTTTGAACTTGTTCATCACTGTTTTTgaatgtttatatattatattatattatattatataatatgtatatacCCTCAAGAACAAAAAACGCTGTTTGTTTGCATTGTTAGACTCTGTAATAGCACTGATAAACTACACAGTAGATGACAGTGTACGATTAGTAAGCACTAAAATCCAGAAATAAATTATCAACATGGCTGCACATGAGGTGTGCACGATATTTAACAATTTAAAGAGCATGTTGCATCTATATCACTGTATTGTTGGATCCTGGAAGCCcaggcttgttttttttccccctacTGCTAATAATTTGACCACAGTAGcaaatactcaggaactgtagACAAACTTGCAAGCCACCTCAATCAGGGCTTTGATCTGGAGAGATTCAGTAAAGAGAAATGATATCAAATTTCCTGTTCTCTATCTTCTAACTTTATTATAGGGAAATACCAAATGCTGTTTTATTGGTAATGGGAGCCTGTAAGTATTAAATGTAggtgtgccaataattgtgtgttttgtcaaaaacatttatttttattagttaaatattttctttctttttttccagtGTGAAATTAGGCTGTAAGATAAGTGCTGTCAAGTCTATTCTGACCTCTGGTGACCATAAATAGTGTTTCTTCAGAACATCCAATTTTCTGTTAGGGTCTTCAGAtattaatatacactatatggccaaacgtatttggacacctgatcatgagctttatggacatcccattttaaaaacaaaagtattaaaatagtgacctctgtgtgatctttttagctataacaacagccacacttctgagaaggcttctcacaagattttgacGTATGTCCGTGgacatttgtgcccatttagtcaaacagAATTTGCATGGCTTGGCACTGAAAGTCTTAATTGACATTCCATTTATACTAAAGCTGTTCAGCGGGGCTAAGGTCAGGGATCAGGTAAAGGGTCTTCTCTAAACTGTAATTgatgtaattgatttattacacctgtttgcaattgTTGCACCTGAAATGCATGACTTAAAAAAATCAGgagtgttccaatacttttgtccatttagtgtATGATTTTTGTGAGTTCTACCATGATGATTTATATTTCTGGTTATGTTTTGTTGCTGTTAGGATGATGGTTTAGTTTTGAACCCTCTGACTTGGTTATAACAGtttttgtaatgtactaacatgcTGATTTCTCTGATTcatctttttgtgtttttggatGTATTAAGATAGTCCAACCTGTGAAATAAACTCATTTATAATGACTGACTTTACActaattaaattgtatttctaatattttaaataaattgttgcaattattttgtatttggtGTTTTTGCATACTTTTGTCAATTTTACTCTATTAATGTGCACTGTAACACATGAAAGAGTGTCCACAATCTGCTGTAAGATTACCTGAAGCAGACAGGAGTTGCTTTCTTGCATGTTATATAATACAGCCATTATTTATGAGATCAGGTGAAGTTTTCCTCAAGCTTACTAAACTTACTTAACCAAGCTTTCTTAAGCCTGCGTTGTTACAGGAGACTATTGGCTGTCATACTGTCCTGTATCATAATTCACCCAAAACAGTATGATGCTCAGTGTGTCGGaaattttgtgcatttttgtgTAAGAGCATGAGgtgtgttattaaaatatattaaaaataaaagtgtgaaaatacaaggtttaaaaaaacagcTTTTAGGCATTTACTTCTGTGTAACTGTCTGTGTTAAAGTACACCACATTCATGTATTAATTTTGGAGATGATGAGTCTACAAAGTCTCATCTGGACTTAGTCTGCAGTAACACTTTAATCTAGGGTGTCCACCTTTGATAAAACATCAACAGGAAGGTCCTAGTAGTTGGTCAGAGAATGCACACCCACAGGTCTTTGTAAATGATCAGAAGTACACACACCTAAAACCAGACTATGAATGCTTCAGGTCCAACTGAGTAGTTCACTTGTGAGTACCTCATCTTTATCTTTTcaaaatgaaaaatattaagcataaatatgtattatttattattaatatttattatacataCAATTATTGAGAGCAGAGTTTGTGTTTGATTTAGTTGAgaaatattttatttgaaatTAGAGAATTTAAAGGTTTATTGATTGAATTGCTATTTATAATAGTTTTGCAGCAAAGTGGACAGAAAATTGTTTAAGTCTGTACTTACTGTGGAGCAGCTTTTCAAAACAGTCCACGTTTCCTTGCATTGTCCCTAAACTAATTCAGCACTGCTTGACTGCAAGATCAAAGCAGAGATCATCAtggataaaatgcattttatagaTTATTTGCTTTCGCAGATACTGGCTTTTACAGGCTATTTTCACATGAATTTTAGCTAATTACACTCATTTAATAGTATTTCatgttataaaaaaaagttgtaTTCTGGTTTTAGTGCACtatgcataaaaataaaaccagtGGTGtaaagtaacgaagtaataatacttagTTACAgtacttttaatacttttacatttaatatcagaaaattacttttgatacttaagtacattaaaaatacttttacaatacaaaagatacttttagacttttacccaagtaatattttaaaaggtgacttttacttctatcaaagtaaatttctggtaagatatttgtacttttactcaagtatggctttCAGCTACTTTATACACCATTGAATAAAACTCAAATGCATAATGGATCACAGATCATAATGAGTTTCATGTTTACTACGCATTTTTGGTTAAAGGAAACTGTTAACCAACAATAATTCACCAAGTTTCCTAATAATTGACAACATTTTGTCTTAGAGCTGTTATCGTTAAAACTATCTACCAAAGGTCATTAAAGAAGCAAAGCATGCCATTGAGTTACTTAAAAGATTCAATTCTTCCAAACTTTACTTCAGAACAGTTGGagcatgtaaaatgtaaataaaataacaggGACTGGTTTGTAAATGAaccaccccaaatcagaaaaaaattgggacagtatggaaaatgcaaaatttAAAAACCactgtttcttacattgacttatttcattgcagatagtatgaacccaagatatttcatgtttctctggtcaactttatttaatttgtattttttcttttttcatactATCTCAACATTTTCTGATTAGAGGTTGTATCTTgacttgtattttaataaaactaaaGACCTTAAATATTGTAGGacaaatattaaatgttttaatttatcagctatactgtgttcattaaatataGAAAATGTCATGCTTGCAACAAATTAAAAGTTCATTTAACAGAAATTTAACACTAGCAGCAACCCAAGCAACATCTGCTTTTGGTCAAGAATCCATCTTTGCCACCTAAGAATCATCAAAAAGGAAAGACCAAGGCTAAAAACCATTACTCAGTGTCAATAAACACTGTTAGTTTTAACACCAACAAAAGCAAGAAAATACACTTTGCACAGTGGAAGCCATTTGTTACTTAAAATTGCTGCTAACTTTTCTGGGCTGAAAAGGGCTGATGCAAAGTGGAAACGTACTGTGGTCTGTCAAGTCACCCTTTTTAGTGCACTCCTTTGAGGGCATTATTGACACTAAaagatttttaaacattttaaagcaaGATATGCTGCTTTCTGAACAATGTTCTTTGGGGATATACAGGCTTGTTTTCTTATGACAACGGCAAGccactttttaaaatgtgttccaACAACATGACAGGATAAGCAGTATAAGTATGTGTACTAGACTACCAGCAGTCCAGATGTTTCCTATTGAACTGATGCAACATGGGTtggaatatttttttattaaaaaaaaagctataaaaattgaaagataaaacataaaatgtgtgttttttatgtagatTAGATAATTTAAAATCCACTGCTGTCTGctttggcggcacggtggctcggtgggtagcactgttgtatcacagcaagaaagtcctgggttcgatccccatgcgggcggtccaggtcctttctgtgtggagtttgcatgttctccctgtgtctgcgtgggtttcctccgggagctccggtttcctcccacagtccaagaacatgcagtcaggttaattggagacactgaattgccctataggtgaataagtgtgtgtatgtgtgtgtgtatgtgtgtatgtcctgcgatggactgggcgccccgtccagggtgttactgtgtgccttgcgcccattgaaaagctgggataggctccagcacccccacccccccaaccctaattggataagcggttaagaaagtgagtgctgtctgtttttattaacattGTATTCTTACTGTTCCagtttgtttattaatgtattttaattacaccccccccccccccacacacacacacacacatcttctgACATGTGAAGCTCTTGCAgcttttaacacattttataatCACACTACAGTAGTAGTTAATGTTGCAGCGGAAGAGAGGTGCATCCCCATCTGGCCCTTCTTCCCTCAGACATTGgaaattgtgtctgttgagtaCCCAACCAGGATTGAATTTTGGTCTCCATGCTGCTGAACTGGCACATTAAActgttgtgccacctgagtgctccAAGAATGCCATTTTTAGAGTACATTTTTTTCTTCAATTAGTGATGCTATTTAAAAATTCATATCACAAAAGACACATACTATAGCTTTATAAAAATGTGATTATATGAATTATATAATGCAAAGGTAATATACAACAATATATATTCTATAACTAATTGAAAAGTTTATTAATTGTGATTAATTGCAATATTAATTGTGATTGGTGTGTTATTCTGGTTTATATTTTAACTTGTGTTTTTGTTACTATTAATTAATCCAGGTTAAAGACAAGGTCAACATGTCCTTCCTTACTCATGTGTTAGCCTGCCTGTTTGGAATGGGTTCCTGGGTGACCATTTGTGGCCTTTGGGTTGAGCTGCCCCTCATTGTTCCTCAGGTTCCTGAAGGCTGGTACCTTCCATCCTTCCTCTCCATCCTAACCCAGATTGCCAACATTGGCCCTTTGTTTGTCACCCTAATGCATCGATTTCAACCAGGAAAGCTCAACGAAAGAGCTGTGATCTATTTTATTATCAGTTTTGGGGTCCTAGCAAGCCTCCTGTTGGCTTTCTTCTGGAAAGACACACTTGTGGTGCAAGGACTTGAGCATAGCGTTCCTCTCCTCCTTCTCACTTTTTTCATCTCAATAGTGGACTGTACTTCATCTGTGACTTTCCTGCCCTTCATGATGCAGCTCAGGCCAGAGTATCTTACCAGCTATTACATAGGTGAAGGTTTGAGTGGGCTGGTACCAGCTTTAGTGGCAATGATTCAAGGAGTGGGTGTTATGAAGTGTGTCAATAATACCCAGACTTTAAATTCTAATGGTACTTTGCAACTTGAGAGCAGGAATGGGTCTGTGGAATCTGACTACTTGGTACCACACTACCTACCAGCCAATTTCTCACCGGAGGCTTTCTTTGTATTCCTGGCAGCCATGATGATTGTCTGCTTGGTAGCTTTCCTGCTTTTAAACTGCCTCCCTTCAGTGGCCCGAGAGTTTTCTGTCAGCAACAGATGCCAGGATGCAATTAGAGATTCAGATTTTGAAAAGGAAAATAAACGTATTGAGCAAAAACCCATGATGAATACTTTGAATGGTGTAAAAAAGTTTAAGAGTATGTTTGGAAAGGGAACGTACAGCTGGAAACAGGTGGTGTACATTTTCGTCATTCTTGCCTGGGTGAATGCTCTGACCAACTCTGTGCTGCTGTCTGTTCAGTCCTACTCATGTCTACCATATGGAAACCAAGCTTATCATTGGTCTGCCACCATGGCATCTGTAGCAAACCCTTTGACTTGCCTCTTTGTCATGTTCTACTCTCAAAGGTGAGCTGTCTTGTTTATAggacttttatattatttgctgACAACAGAATTCTGAGACAAGAAGAATTAGTTCTGAGTTCTTTCCATGCCTGTTCAACAGGTCACTGGTGCTGATGGGCTTTTTAACTGCTTTTGGCTCTGTTATTGGTGCTTACATCATGGGCATGGCAGTGCTAAGTCCCTGTCCGCTGCTTGTCAACCACACAGCTGGAGCTATTCTAATAGTaagttgtttttcattttttgtaaCATAACTTTTTAGTTGGTATACAGTTGCAAAAAAGTTTAAATTACTTGAATTTTAGATATCATATGTCGATATCTGATCTTTATTCAAAAATCCAAACCAATAAACCAAAATCAAGATCTAAAATTGCATTTAAACCcatgtattacatgtataaCATGTAGCTGCTGAATTGACTTACACAACAGTGAGGATAAATATTAGACCATTCAGGGATTTCCCCTGTTTGGTCATGCCACAGAATCTTGGACTAGGTCAttgtaaaacacattttgtattTTGCAGTTATAGCATTTTTCCACTCTACTGGAAGGGTTTCCCCACAAAGGAATTTGTTCCCATCCTGTGGTTAGacatttaaagttaaagttaattCTAAATtgttcaaatggattgagatcagggctccgTGCAGAGTTtcaccaaacaaaacatgacacatGTCTTTATGTACAGGGGAACAGTCatactgaaacaggaaagggactttttatttaaagactATATAGAgtttatatacctgttagcaatggatgaGGCTGAAACACAAATTGCTAACAGTAATTAGGAGGGGGTGTCCAcagtgggtggcacagcagtctattacattagcccactaccactgagatctgggtttggtgCTGACTGGGCCCAAGCTTATCTTAAATGGTCCaacagacagtggaaatgtgtgctgtgtttAAATGAGTCCacagttcagcttgttttcaggaaaagACATTAAGTCTTTATTGTCAAAGatcaaataatattaatataaaatagtaataaataaataaagcttgcttctttttttacagagcaacaaacacattaaacatccataatgaatgtgtttgtaacTATAGTGATACGTAATGTAATGCCAAACCCTTGGTTAAAAATTGTTTACACACCTAATCTCTGCATGATCAGTTACTGTGCACAGTAAACACATAAAAAGTATAACTGTTTGTTATCAGATTAGGCAGAAAGTAATAATCTGTTAATCCCAATTTGCATTTAGATCAGACCACAATGTTTAATACATACGTAATTGAAATGTATTCACACACAGTGCAACTGTATATTCTGCAGGTGTTTCTAAAGCTACTCATTGAAAAGGTTGGTTTAATGATTACATGCTGGTAATAATAAACTTTTTTTCACAGATTGCAGCCTGGACTTTGTTTATTCTCACACTGTCCTATGTGAAGGTGATAATCGCAATAATCCTGAGGGATGAAGGTCACAGTGCTCTCGTGTGGTGTGGTGCAGTAGTGCAGTTAGGCTCATTAATAGGGTCTGTAATCATGTTTCCTTTGGTCAATGTGTACAACTTGTTTTTCTCAGGAGATCCATGCAACACCAGCTGCTAATGTCACAAACAATCTTCCATAGATCATGTACTTTACAAAAAGTATATGTataagtatatgtatatgtaaatgtaattgaatAACATGACTAAATACTATTAAAACTTTCACAAACCATATCATTAATGCCttaaactgtatatatagaCATGTACTATGTTTTCTAGTGTTactgatttttttaatgtaacaaaaagtgtgctaaattgggttttaaataaactttaaataCAGCATAAACTGGTTGCTGCTCCAGATTAGTTTTTGTTGTTAAATAGACAGTTATGTTGTTTTAAACTGGGTAGGCTGATgataattactcactcactcactttcttaaccgcttatccgagtctatcccagcttttcagtgggcgcaatgcacacagtaacaccctggacggagcaacagtccatcgcagggcagacacacatacacacaccctttcacctatagggcaattcagtgtctccaattaacctgactgcatgtttttggactgtgggaggaaaccggagctcccggaggaaacccacgctgacacggggagaacatgcaaactctgcacagaaaatgtttttttattgtttattttaccaACTACTTTTTTACTAATCAGAGTTGCAATGGGTACTGCAAAACTACGAGTACAACTGCAGTGTACAGCTAATGCAGTGCCTTAATTTTTGTATTGATAAATTCACAGATTCTACAAAATTGAATAGCACAgtatagtggtagcctagtgagtagaacagtcggaagattgttggttcaaatccagactctgctatacatccactgttggggccttgagcaagggccttaaccctgtctgctcttgTAGTGCCTTACTAAAGCTGacttgcgctctgaccccagcttccaaacaagctgagaaatgcggaaaatcattttattgtactgtacacgtgaatacactgatcagtcataacattaaaaccacctccttgtttctacacccactgtccattttatcagcaccacttaccaaatagaagcactttgtagttctacaattactgactgtagtccatctgtttctctgcatgctttgttagccccctttcatgctgttcttcaattgtcaggaccctcacaggatcactacagagcaggtattatttaggtggtggatgattctcagcactgcagtgacactgacatggtggtggtgtgttagtgtgtgttgtgctggtataagtggatcagacacagcagcgctgctggagtttttaaataccgtgtccacctactgtccactctattagacactcctacctagttggtccaccttgtagatgtaaagtcagagacgatcgctcatctattgctgctgtttgagtggtcacaggacgctgcccacagagcgctgttggctggatatttttttaggttggtggacgactctcagtccagcagtgacagtgaggtgtttaaaaactccagcagcgctgctgtgttttatccactcataccagcacaacacacactaacacaccaccaccatgtcagtcaggcacgtgcacagatagacccctagtggtgctcaagcgcCTGCcctgtcatcaattccccccaaaagtgttatgatatctgacgggcatttatttgagttcttgtgagaattctgccccgATCTGATTCCCGCCTtgcccctccctcctcctccggttagcactcatgcagtgctgagtgccaggccaaaccgctgctacacacttactacagacaggtaatgacagtgtttcatacaaagagcaTCCATGCATAACACAGAGCCTACATGTTCTGTACTCATGAGTCAGGAAATTTCAAAGCCTTGTCCAGCTGTTTAACATTCgtttaacatgtttttataAAACACCTAACACCTACTTGTTTTACGAATTCTTACACAGATTAAAGTAggctacatactacaaaaactattttataataattttaaggttaaatgtatttatttaaagaaaaattaaaatgaaaccgctgatcaagcGCCAAGTCCAGCTAAcgcgttagggagcgtcatcaaactaacagagaaacgtaggaaacatttatctgcacttattacagataaataaatccattcaaGTCTTTTAATATATTGATGGAatcatgtcaaactattttttataaacacatattaatgttcctcacgagctacaaac contains:
- the si:ch73-196l6.5 gene encoding riboflavin transporter 2, which encodes MSFLTHVLACLFGMGSWVTICGLWVELPLIVPQVPEGWYLPSFLSILTQIANIGPLFVTLMHRFQPGKLNERAVIYFIISFGVLASLLLAFFWKDTLVVQGLEHSVPLLLLTFFISIVDCTSSVTFLPFMMQLRPEYLTSYYIGEGLSGLVPALVAMIQGVGVMKCVNNTQTLNSNGTLQLESRNGSVESDYLVPHYLPANFSPEAFFVFLAAMMIVCLVAFLLLNCLPSVAREFSVSNRCQDAIRDSDFEKENKRIEQKPMMNTLNGVKKFKSMFGKGTYSWKQVVYIFVILAWVNALTNSVLLSVQSYSCLPYGNQAYHWSATMASVANPLTCLFVMFYSQRSLVLMGFLTAFGSVIGAYIMGMAVLSPCPLLVNHTAGAILIVSSWTLFILTLSYVKVIIAIILRDEGHSALVWCGAVVQLGSLIGSVIMFPLVNVYNLFFSGDPCNTSC